A window of Macrobrachium rosenbergii isolate ZJJX-2024 chromosome 15, ASM4041242v1, whole genome shotgun sequence contains these coding sequences:
- the LOC136846670 gene encoding uncharacterized protein encodes MGVSTSSQELSKGGSTVCLLKDQIEIIPDHEDEQVEEMSGCPHLDGVHQSSFVPPSGIPLEPQRQFIGRPTYTMTTPEFTVETIHPHSDLILTLVEGMNEPGESGNPPEPPSWLDRELFDRGREFYRRYLSSVCFSNLLSLVFMMAPKRGLAPLIYTGQSDTPMKALKRYYSTLMHVVTWYTGDVWDPEDDAHKDVMSIRSIHGKVARQCNAPEENEKLRNIKVSERGHPEPESPFYPSIRDDLRPQIESRLLSYNTENPCLYLSQSDMALTQFAFMGLVVAHPEKLGAGAATEEEFAGFIHFWRGIGWLLGIDDKYNFCRGSVKETRALCLEVERKIAMAFLAEADWNYEHMATSLLTGMSYVAKSMSFPAMFRYLAYTIGVSVPSFARRMSYRQCFYFWLWVVTFKLMWFFPRLASLASYAFGSMVYHIRGKSHGKAIRNGVCPKAAAVLMKHS; translated from the exons ATGGGGGTCTCGACAAGCTCGCAAGAATTGAGCAAGGGTGGCTCAACGGTATGTCTCCTCAAAG ATCAGATCGAAATTATTCCGGATCACGAAGACGAGCAAGTCGAGGAGATGTCAGGATGTCCCCACCTGGATGGGGTACACCAGAGTTCCTTCGTGCCACCTTCAGGCATTCCTTTAGAACCACAGAGACAGTTCATTGGTCGCCCCACTTACACCATGACCACCCCGGAATTCACTGTGGAGACCATACACCCGCACAGCGACCTCATTCTGACACTCGTCGAGGGAATGAACGAGCCAGGAGAATCAGGGAACCCTCCAGAACCTCCCTCGTGGCTCGACAGAGAGCTCTTCGATCGCGGGCGGGAATTTTACAGACGGTACCTGTCCTCTGTGTGCTTCTCCAATCTCCTGTCTTTAGTGTTCATGATGGCTCCCAAACGTGGTCTGGCTCCGCTGATCTATACCGGCCAGTCAGACACTCCCATGAAAGCCCTCAAGAGGTACTATTCTACCCTGATGCACGTGGTCACGTGGTACACCGGTGACGTTTGGGACCCGGAAGACGATGCGCACAAAGATGTGATGTCCATTAGGTCTATCCACGGGAAAGTAGCCCGCCAGTGCAACGCGCCAGAGGAAAACGAAAAGTTAAGAAACATAAAAGTTAGTGAAAGAGGGCATCCTGAGCCAGAGTCTCCTTTTTATCCTTCCATTAGGGATGATTTACGCCCCCAGATTGAGAGTAGGTTGCTCAGTTACAACACAGAGAACCCTTGCCTTTACCTTAGTCAGAGTGACATGGCACTGACCCAGTTCGCTTTCATGGGACTAGTGGTAGCTCATCCAGAGAAGTTAGGTGCTGGGGCTGCTACTGAGGAAGAGTTCGCTGGATTCATCCACTTCTGGAGGGGTATTGGGTGGCTCCTGGGCATTGACGACAAGTACAACTTCTGCCGTGGTAGTGTGAAAGAAACGAGAGCATTATGTTTAGAGGTGGAGCGAAAGATTGCCATGGCTTTCCTAGCAGAAGCCGACTGGAATTATGAACACATGGCCACATCCCTTTTGACTGGAATGAGCTACGTTGCCAAGTCTATGTCATTCCCAGCAATGTTCAGATACCTGGCGTACACGATAGGTGTGTCAGTACCCTCGTTTGCTAGGCGAATGTCCTATCGCCAGTGCTTCTACTTTTGGCTGTGGGTGGTCACATTCAAGCTCATGTGGTTTTTCCCAAGACTTGCGTCGCTTGCTAGTTATGCATTTGGCAGCATGGTCTATCATATCCGTGGGAAATCTCACGGTAAGGCAATTCGCAATGGCGTGTGTCCTAAGGCTGCAGCTGTCCTTATGAAACATTCCTAA
- the LOC136846339 gene encoding paternally-expressed gene 3 protein-like, with translation MDVSTVTSYKDVSVVTSCVDVSLVTSSIDVSLVTSSIDVSLVTSSIDVLIVTSYKDVSIVTSYIDVSIVTSYMDVSVVSSYMDVSTVTSYKDVSVVTSYLDVSTVTSYKDVSVVTSYLDVSTVTASMDVSLVTSYIDVSIIASYKDVSVVTSYIDVLILTPYKDVSIVTSYTDVSIVTSYMDASIVTTYTDVSIVTSYVDVSIVTITWMYQQLHLT, from the coding sequence ATGGATGTATCAACAGTCACATCTTACAAAGATGTATCAGTAGTTACATCTTGCGTAGATGTATCATTAGTTACATCTTCCATAGATGTATCATTAGTGACATCTTCCATAGATGTATCATTAGTGACATCTTCCATAGATGTGTTAATAGTTACATCTTACAAAGATGTATCAATAGTTACATCTTACATAGATGTATCAATAGTTACATCTTACATGGATGTATCAGTAGTTTCGTCTTACATGGATGTATCAACAGTTACATCTTACAAAGATGTATCAGTAGTGACATCTTACCTAGATGTATCAACAGTTACATCTTACAAAGATGTATCAGTAGTGACATCTTACCTAGATGTATCAACAGTTACGGCTTCCATGGATGTATCATTAGTGACATCTTACATAGATGTATCAATCATTGCATCTTACAAAGATGTATCAGTAGTTACATCTTACATAGATGTATTAATACTTACACCTTACAAAGATGTATCAATAGTTACATCTTACACAGATGTATCAATAGTTACATCTTACATGGATGCATCAATAGTTACAACTTACACGGATGTATCAATAGTTACATCTTACGTGGATGTATCAATAGTTACCATTACATGGATGTATCAACAGTTACATCTTACCTAG